One region of Dysidea avara chromosome 1, odDysAvar1.4, whole genome shotgun sequence genomic DNA includes:
- the LOC136238263 gene encoding uncharacterized protein: MVPQMSSYFEGLLEENKRHYKSKIELINGNDPFGKIVGGEPFCGVVPVDSCDLVSYLVLKTSYMTSEQFKARKGLEAYNQFVSGWIKDVSTMEIAGKYLTTGRVRHSQRMNEKPLSCWIILKLSGEVCCAHCDCMAGLGEACSHIAAILYYLEALARMEGMRTCTQEECQWIIPSYLKKVEYLPIKEINFTSAKGKKRKLDEMIDGNSNERPLPKVAPQGKRSTETELALLFDELSCGGTKPGVLSLTSDHSAVYVPKLMCDGFPQPLTSLKQPQYVQMNYLELLEQCDSVTCTLDISGEMAAKVEQATRSQSSSKLWFKYRAGRITASRIKAVCQTNPGNPAQSLIKTICYPEAFSFTCPATKWGCKHEKDARDMYLSASKVKHSELTVTDSGLVINSKWPHIGASPDGIINCNCHGKGVLEIKCPYCHRGTDIQSASDDRKFCLKKVNGKLFLDHAHAYYYQVQCQLHVCDVSYADFCVCTFAMDDDQGAGIHIERIFKDTSVWNECKVASEQFFKTCLLPELMGNWYTRSTVTTSNDTTVTTDSASGTSSDNSVSVTLEGADSGFTDQLTYCYCHRPEEGTMIACDNPDCPIEWFHTSCLQLTKLPKGKAKWYCPDCRILPRFLRKKVKK; encoded by the exons ATGGTGCCTCAAATGTCTTCGTATTTCGAAGGATTGCTCGAAGAAAACAAGAGACATTATAAATCGAAGATTGAGTTAATTAATGGGAATGATCCATTCGGGAAGATTGTTGGTGGGGAGCCATTTTGTGGAGTTGTGCCGGTCGACTCGTGTGATTTAGTGTCTTATCTGGTACTCAAGACCAGTTATATGACATCCGAGCAATTTAAAGCACGTAAAGGCCTGGAAGCATACAACCAATTCGTGTCTGGTTGGATTAAAGACGTATCTACGATGGAGATAGCTGGTAAATATCTCACTACTGGCAGA GTCCGTCACTCACAAAGGATGAATGAGAAGCCCCTGAGTTGCTGGATTATTTTGAAATTATCTGGGGAAGTTTGTTGTGCCCACTGTGACTGCATGGCTGGACTGGGAGAAGCATGCAGTCATATTGCAGCCATTCTTTATTATTTGGAGGCATTAGCCAGAATGGAAGGCATGAGAACATGCACACAGGAAGAATGCCAGTGGATAATTCCATCATACTTAAAAAAAGTTGAGTACCTTCCAATTAAGGAAATAAATTTTACGTCAGCCAAAGGAAAAAAGAGAAAGCTTGATGAAATGATTGATGGCAATAGTAATGAACGACCTCTTCCAAAGGTGGCACCACAAGGAAAGAGGTCTACTGAGACTGAACTGGCGTTACTCTTTGATGAGCTTAGTTGTGGAGGAACAAAGCCAGGTGTTCTGTCTTTAACATCAGATCATAGTGCTGTATATGTACCTAAGCTGATGTGTGATGGTTTTCCTCAACCTTTAACGTCATTAAAGCAACCACAATATGTACAGATGAACTATTTAGAATTGTTAGAACAGTGCGACTCTGTTACATGTACTTTGGATATCAGTGGAGAGATGGCAGCAAAGGTTGAACAAGCTACGCGATCTCAAAGCAGTTCCAAGCTATGGTTCAAATATAGGGCAGGCCGCATTACGGCATCACGGATAAAAGCTGTTTGTCAGACGAATCCTGGAAACCCGGCTCAGTCACTGATCAAAACTATTTGTTATCCAGAGGCTTTTAGTTTTACATGTCCTGCTACTAAATGGGGCTGCAAGCATGAGAAAGATGCAAGAGATATGTATCTAAGTGCAAGTAAGGTAAAGCACAGTGAGTTAACTGTGACAGACAGTGGCTTAGTGATAAATTCTAAATGGCCTCATATTGGTGCATCACCAGATGGCATTATTAATTGCAATTGCCATGGAAAGGGCGTTCTAGAAATCAAGTGTCCTTATTGCCATCGAGGAACAGATATACAAAGTGCATCGGATGACCGTAAATTCTGTTTGAAAAAGGTTAATGGGAAGCTATTTCTGGACCATGCCCATGCCTACTATTATCAGGTACAATGCCAGCTTCATGTTTGTGATGTTTCTTATGCTGATTTTTGTGTGTGCACTTTTGCAATGGATGATGACCAAGGAGCAGGCATACATATTGAGCGAATTTTTAAGGATACCAGTGTCTGGAATGAGTGCAAAGTGGCATCAGAACAGTTTTTCAAGACCTGTCTGCTACCagaattaatgggtaactggtACACCAGGTCCACTGTCACCACTTCTAATGACACGACTGTTACTACAGATTCAGCTTCTGGCACTTCATCGGATAACAGTGTCAGTGTGACCCTTGAGGGTGCTGATTCAGGCTTTACTGATCAGCTGACGTATTGTTACTGCCATCGACCTGAAGAAGGCACGATGATTGCTTGTGATAACCCTGATTGTCCCATTGAATGGTTTCACACTTCTTGTCTCCAATTAACTAAACTACCGAAAGGTAAAGCTAAGTGGTACTGTCCTGACTGCCGGATCTTACCAAGGTTCTTGAGGAAAAAAGTCAAGAAGTAG
- the LOC136238557 gene encoding uncharacterized protein, with protein MKSTTKAGFHDLEKKILDVVKTASNYTMPEVDTQSYGTELPTGTGYKDPSFMSSSSMYGGTNYRHGITSDYSEQDLSASYSQPPMKIRRRTPFPTFEPSYNEQLHPEEPISFQPSSMTATNEIDYNRF; from the exons ATGAAAAGTACAACGAAAGCCGGTTTTCATGATTTGGAGAAAAAGATACTAGATGTTGTAAAAACTGCATCCAACTACACCATGCCAGAAGTTGATACACAAAGCTACG GGACCGAACTACCCACAGGTACTGGTTATAAAGATCCTTCCTTCATGTCATCCAGCAGCATGTATGGTGGAACCAACTACAGGCATGGAATTACTTCTGATTATAGTGAACAAGACCTGAGTGCTAGCTACAGCCAACCTCCAATGAAAATTAGAAGAAGGACACCATTTCCCACATTTGAACCATCATACAATGAGCAGCTACACCCTGAAGAGCCAATTTCCTTCCAACCGTCATCTATGACTGCCACCAATGAAATTGATTACAACAGGTTTTAG
- the LOC136238544 gene encoding uncharacterized protein isoform X1, giving the protein MAQQVHYPSDPLQPVPIYFLTPRKCGVFEVCREVIPSQVSQMTYLIDEACNVGKGANSIISILHHFEGHCLGETSVHLYADNCTGQNENQFMIDILFDVVMHD; this is encoded by the exons ATGGCTCAACAG GTTCACTACCCAAGCGACCCTTTACAACCTGTCCCTATATACTTTTTAACTCCAAGAAAGTGTGGAGTCTTTGAAGTATGTCGTGAAGTCATACCAAGTCAAGTAAGtcaa ATGACGTACTTGATAGATGAAGCTTGCAATGTTGGAAAGGGAGCCAATTCTATCATCTCCATTCTTCACCATTTTGAAGGTCACTGCCTAGGAGAGACATCTGTACATTTATATGCAGATAACTGCACTGGCCAAAATGAGAACCAGTTTATGATAGATATATTATTTGATGTGGTGATGCATGACTAA
- the LOC136238566 gene encoding uncharacterized protein: protein MTASHDVQKCKKFVERTCKCNLAEPDGSPCSNQFPVEHYVQTRAQANFLTRDELNLVILGYIQSAALLTTTIIDDRHANPAARNRVTMKYKHRGVSICRKTFLFLHGVGKD, encoded by the coding sequence ATGACAGCATCACATGACGTGCAGAAATGCAAGAAGTTTGTTGAACGTACCTGTAAGTGCAATTTGGCAGAGCCCGATGGCAGTCCATGTAGCAATCAGTTTCCTGTTGAGCACTATGTACAAACACGAGCACAGGCCAATTTTTTAACTCGTGATGAGCTCAACCTAGTCATCTTGGGGTACATCCAATCTGCAGCTCTACTGACTACAACAATCATCGATGATCGCCACGCCAATCCTGCAGCAAGAAACAGAGTAACAATGAAATACAAACACCGTGGAGTGTCTATCTGTAGGAAAACTTTTCTTTTCCTACATGGTGTCGGTAAAGATTGA
- the LOC136238544 gene encoding uncharacterized protein isoform X2 gives MAQQVHYPSDPLQPVPIYFLTPRKCGVFEVCREVIPSQMTYLIDEACNVGKGANSIISILHHFEGHCLGETSVHLYADNCTGQNENQFMIDILFDVVMHD, from the exons ATGGCTCAACAG GTTCACTACCCAAGCGACCCTTTACAACCTGTCCCTATATACTTTTTAACTCCAAGAAAGTGTGGAGTCTTTGAAGTATGTCGTGAAGTCATACCAAGTCAA ATGACGTACTTGATAGATGAAGCTTGCAATGTTGGAAAGGGAGCCAATTCTATCATCTCCATTCTTCACCATTTTGAAGGTCACTGCCTAGGAGAGACATCTGTACATTTATATGCAGATAACTGCACTGGCCAAAATGAGAACCAGTTTATGATAGATATATTATTTGATGTGGTGATGCATGACTAA